A genome region from Nerophis lumbriciformis linkage group LG18, RoL_Nlum_v2.1, whole genome shotgun sequence includes the following:
- the LOC133617820 gene encoding uncharacterized protein: MCKVQKLRVLMEQRLNAAVEEICALLERTMAEYEEELSRTKEEKERQRQVLEPLPQPCVDNAGLQQVSVKHQEVQSEQQEGSSNVGHSEPEPPHFKVEKVDVWAGHDQEQLQGPEEAYITNFPFTGIPVKSDEDTSQSSQLQHSQSEENRGVEILNQHMTTGDDGELYGGSEGDLFAPLSDIDDMMSHSSDTNHHDPTEPLESNTHFICTECGKTFATMKNLRLHARTHIQHSDRVLSCPQCEKMFATKKNLNRHMITHTGARPFDCPVCGNKFSRSHHLKRHMKVHTGDKLFPCSVCTKRFLNKGDMVAHMKTHKQEQPLPCLICAKGFSKKCHLERHIRTHTGEKPFCCTVCDKRFSRREHIKLHKCIGDSRATT; encoded by the exons ATGTGCAAAGTCCAAAAGCTGCGAGTGTTGATGGAGCAGCGACTCAATGCTGCCGTGGAAGAAATATGTGCACTGTTGGAAAGAACCATGgcggagtacgaggaggaactttctcggACAAAAGAGGAGAAAGAGCGGCAACGCCAAGTACTGGAGCCTCTTCCGCAACCTTGTGTAGACAACGCAG GTCTCCAGCAGGTGTCAGTAAAGCACCAAGAGGTTCAGTCTGAGCAGCAGGAGGGGAGCTCCAATGTGGGGCATAGCGAGCCAGAGCCCCCCCACTTTAAAGTGGAAAAGGTAGACGTGTGGGCCGGTCATGACCAGGAGCAGCTTCAAGGACCGGAGGAGGCGTACATCACCAACTTCCCATTTACTGGTAtccctgtgaagagtgatgaAGACACATctcagtcctcacagcttcagcacagtcaaagtgaggagaacagaggggtgGAGATTCTaaatcaacacatgacaacaggagATGATGGAGAGCTCTACGGAGGATCAGAGGGAGACctttttgctccactgtcagatatTGACGACATGATGTCACATTCTTCTGACACCAATCACCACGACCCCACAGAACCTTTGGAGAGTAACACACACTTTATCTGCACAGAATGTGGTAAAACGTTTGCCACAATGAAAAATTTGAGGCTACACGCAAGAACACACATTCAACACAGCGACCGAGTGTTAAGCTGCCCTCAGTGTGAGAAAATGTTTGCCACCAAGAAAAATTTGAATCGACATATGATAACACACACTGGAGCGAGGCCGTTTGATTGCCCAGTTTGTGGTAACAAATTCTCCAGAAGTCACCACTTGAAACGACACATGAAGGTACACACCGGGGATAAGCTCTTCCCCTGTTCGGTTTGCACTAAAAGATTTTTGAATAAGGGCGACATGGTGGCACACATGAAGACACACAAACAGGAGCAGCCTTTACCCTGCTTGATTTGTGCCAAGGGATTCTCCAAAAAATGTCATTTGGAGAGACACATCAGAACACACACCGGCGAGAAACCATtttgttgcactgtgtgtgataaaagGTTCTCTCGCAGAGAACATATTAAGTTACACAAATGTATCGGTGATTCAAGAGCAACTACTTGA
- the ociad2 gene encoding OCIA domain-containing protein 2, giving the protein MSSEASGVKENAVGSVSANKEWKCPLGDGHIHGEDVRKVWKECQEQSFWYRALPFSLSSMAITGALIYTDIWKKSKRFGPFPKLAVAGILGYAVGKASYVSTCRRKFQELGIGPMFGPWAGPGRRSCQHVCEECKKKSGATPAE; this is encoded by the exons ATGAGTTCTGAAGCAAGCGGGGTAAAAGAAAATGCAGTTGGTTCAGTTTCAGCAAACAAGGAGTGGAag TGCCCCTTGGGGGATGGACACATCCACGGCGAAGATGTGAGAAAGGTTTGGAAAGAGTGCCAAGAGCAAAGTTTCTGGTACAGAG CTCTTCCCTTCTCTTTGAGCAGCATGGCCATCACTGGGGCTCTCATCTACACTG ATATTTGGAAAAAGTCAAAGCGATTTGGTCCCTTTCCAAAACTAGCAG TGGCTGGAATCCTCGGTTATGCAGTGGGTAAAGCATCTTATGTGAGCACCTGTCGTCGCAAGTTCCAAGAGCTTGGGATTGGACCGATGTTTGGACCTTGGGCCGGTCCTGGACGCAGATCCTGTCAACATGTGTGTGAAGAGTGTAAGAAAAAATCAGGAGCTACACCAGCAGAGTAA